In the genome of Thermoanaerobacterium sp. PSU-2, one region contains:
- a CDS encoding FeoA domain-containing protein — translation MSVYDLRPGQTALVSGILGDEKLAKRLRALGANEGVKVKVKSFAPLGDPIIINFMGFDLAIRKRDAKNIVVKDVI, via the coding sequence ATGAGCGTATACGACTTAAGACCAGGGCAAACGGCTTTAGTAAGTGGTATTTTAGGTGACGAAAAGTTAGCCAAAAGATTGCGTGCCCTTGGAGCAAATGAAGGCGTAAAAGTAAAAGTCAAAAGCTTTGCGCCCTTAGGAGATCCTATAATAATAAATTTTATGGGTTTTGATTTGGCAATTAGAAAAAGAGATGCAAAGAATATCGTTGTAAAAGACGTTATTTAA
- a CDS encoding undecaprenyl-diphosphatase: MNYAIFQIINGFAGHYTVLDKVMIFIALYSPIIYGLLMVIQWFIGGDDGKKVSIEEFFAAVIALSANFIISRFYFEPRPFVTHKVNLLVKHPSDASFPSDHLSGGSAIAFTQLKGNKLIGAIMMVLTVLLLIARVYVGVHYPVDVVAGFVIGFLMSKLVKYLKGILDPLENQILKIWHRFIKI; encoded by the coding sequence ATGAATTACGCTATTTTTCAAATTATCAATGGATTTGCAGGTCATTACACTGTATTAGATAAGGTGATGATATTTATTGCTTTGTATTCTCCTATTATATATGGGCTGCTGATGGTTATTCAATGGTTTATTGGAGGAGATGATGGGAAAAAGGTATCAATTGAGGAGTTCTTTGCTGCAGTCATAGCATTGAGCGCGAATTTTATCATTTCAAGATTTTACTTTGAACCAAGACCTTTTGTTACACATAAAGTGAATTTGCTTGTTAAACATCCAAGTGATGCGTCTTTTCCAAGTGATCACCTATCAGGAGGTTCTGCCATTGCATTCACTCAGTTAAAAGGAAATAAGCTTATTGGTGCTATCATGATGGTTTTGACGGTTTTACTGCTTATAGCGAGAGTATATGTTGGAGTTCACTATCCTGTGGATGTTGTGGCTGGATTTGTCATAGGATTTTTGATGAGCAAGCTTGTGAAATATCTAAAAGGCATTTTGGATCCCCTTGAAAATCAAATTCTTAAGATATGGCATAGATTTATAAAGATATGA
- a CDS encoding metal ABC transporter substrate-binding protein — translation MKKFISIFLIVLIVFSLTSCNTKISKKPSKLAVYATFYPLYDLTKKIAGDKATVQNIIPPGVEPHDWEPTTKQIADIEGASLVVYLGLGMDSWISKVESSVSGPKFVEVSNGIDAIKVGNAVNPHVWLSPKEAQILAKNIKDALVSADNKNAKYYEDNYNTLLNTLKQLDSEYTEKLKNTKTKTFIVYHSAFDYIARDYGLNQVSIVGMSEEAEASPAKVAEVIQLIKKENIKYIFTEPLTSPKPIQSIASETGAKVLPLNTIEGLTKDEMKKGYDYIKLMQQNLDNLQKALNY, via the coding sequence ATGAAAAAATTTATTTCAATTTTTTTGATAGTTTTGATAGTGTTTAGCTTGACGTCATGCAATACGAAAATTTCAAAAAAACCCAGCAAATTAGCTGTATATGCAACATTTTATCCTTTATATGATCTTACAAAAAAAATAGCCGGTGATAAAGCAACAGTCCAAAACATAATACCGCCAGGCGTGGAGCCACATGATTGGGAACCTACGACAAAACAGATAGCAGACATAGAAGGGGCTTCTCTCGTCGTGTATTTAGGACTTGGCATGGATTCATGGATAAGCAAAGTAGAATCATCTGTATCAGGACCCAAATTTGTAGAAGTGTCAAACGGTATTGATGCTATAAAAGTCGGAAATGCTGTAAATCCGCATGTATGGCTTTCTCCAAAAGAAGCACAGATATTGGCGAAAAATATAAAAGATGCTTTGGTAAGTGCTGACAATAAAAACGCAAAATACTACGAAGATAACTATAATACTTTGTTAAATACATTAAAGCAGTTAGACAGTGAATACACTGAAAAACTTAAAAACACTAAGACAAAGACGTTTATAGTATACCACAGCGCCTTTGATTACATAGCAAGAGATTACGGTTTAAACCAAGTATCTATTGTCGGTATGAGCGAAGAAGCTGAAGCAAGTCCCGCTAAAGTCGCTGAAGTCATACAGCTTATAAAAAAAGAAAATATCAAGTACATCTTTACAGAGCCATTGACATCACCTAAGCCTATTCAATCAATTGCCAGCGAAACAGGTGCAAAAGTACTTCCATTAAATACTATTGAAGGGCTTACTAAAGATGAAATGAAGAAAGGATACGATTATATAAAATTGATGCAGCAAAACTTAGACAATCTTCAGAAAGCATTAAATTATTAA
- a CDS encoding metal ABC transporter ATP-binding protein, translating to MSKIVELKDVSFSYDDKKVLNNINLTIDDGEFVGLIGPNGSGKSTLVKIMIGDLTPSSGEVLINGINVKDIKKRSIIGYVPQKSYSFNASFPASVKEVVSMGLYGKLGLFKKLSKDDWEIVNNALKTVDMIDYKDRLIGNLSGGQQQRVFIARALVSDPKILFLDEPTTGIDAKSEDTLYKILDTLNKQNKITIIMVTHDVWAISDKVSRIVCMGNGRLYDRCDTLDFSKKELAEIYGYPVKLDMHHHQSENINNRL from the coding sequence ATGAGTAAAATTGTTGAACTTAAAGATGTCAGTTTTTCTTACGATGATAAAAAGGTGCTTAATAATATCAATCTAACTATTGATGATGGCGAATTTGTTGGCCTTATCGGGCCAAATGGCTCAGGCAAAAGCACTCTCGTAAAGATCATGATAGGAGATCTTACGCCATCATCAGGCGAAGTCCTTATAAACGGGATAAACGTAAAGGACATAAAAAAAAGATCCATAATAGGATATGTCCCACAAAAATCTTATTCTTTCAACGCTTCATTTCCGGCAAGCGTGAAAGAAGTCGTATCGATGGGGCTTTACGGGAAATTAGGGCTATTTAAAAAACTTTCCAAAGACGACTGGGAAATTGTAAATAACGCTTTAAAGACTGTCGACATGATTGATTACAAAGACAGGCTTATCGGAAATCTGTCTGGAGGCCAACAGCAGAGGGTATTTATAGCAAGAGCGCTTGTCAGCGATCCTAAGATTTTATTTTTAGATGAACCTACAACAGGCATAGATGCAAAATCAGAAGACACGCTTTACAAAATACTTGATACTTTAAATAAACAAAATAAAATAACGATTATCATGGTCACTCATGATGTATGGGCCATATCCGACAAGGTATCTCGAATCGTATGCATGGGAAATGGCAGACTATATGATAGATGCGACACTTTAGACTTCTCAAAAAAAGAATTGGCTGAAATATACGGATACCCTGTCAAACTGGATATGCACCATCACCAAAGTGAAAATATCAATAATCGACTTTAG
- a CDS encoding Fur family transcriptional regulator produces the protein MTKEDILKTIKSNNFKITPQRELIINIMLNSNGYLSVREIYEKVKSSFPQVSLDTVYRNLSLLKDINVLSEATIGNNIMYEIHKDMHEHIMKCLKCGKIFELNICPIDLCRNKLDGFEVVDHKIEITGYCKNCKNHEEDRK, from the coding sequence ATGACAAAGGAAGATATTTTAAAAACCATAAAATCCAACAACTTTAAGATAACTCCCCAAAGAGAGCTTATCATAAACATAATGCTAAATTCCAATGGTTACTTATCTGTAAGGGAAATCTACGAAAAAGTAAAAAGTTCATTTCCACAAGTAAGTTTAGATACTGTATACAGAAATTTAAGTCTTCTAAAAGATATAAATGTATTAAGTGAAGCAACTATAGGCAACAATATTATGTATGAAATCCACAAAGACATGCATGAACATATAATGAAATGTCTAAAATGCGGCAAAATCTTTGAACTTAATATATGTCCAATAGATCTTTGCCGAAACAAACTGGATGGTTTTGAAGTCGTAGACCACAAAATCGAAATCACTGGATACTGCAAAAATTGCAAAAATCACGAGGAGGATAGAAAATGA
- a CDS encoding metal ABC transporter permease, giving the protein MLNIFTYDFMIRAFLAGGFISIIAPLVGSFLVLRRLSQMGDTLSHVALAGVAAGFLIGINPTIGSIIFVVLSSFGIERLRKSYFRYSEISIAVVMSAGMAIAVILLSLSSGSPANIMNYLFGSIISINNTDVLISFILSIVIIAVIYIFYKELLYITFDEEAALISGIPVNMVNIIFTMIVAITVAVSMRIVGALLVSALMVIPAAASLKIAKNFRQTIFYAILFSFISVFAGIILSFYLNLSPGGSIVIVSLIIMGLASIKKAGN; this is encoded by the coding sequence ATGCTTAATATTTTTACATACGACTTTATGATTAGGGCATTTCTTGCAGGCGGATTTATATCGATAATAGCCCCATTGGTAGGCAGTTTCTTGGTATTAAGAAGGCTCTCACAGATGGGTGATACATTATCTCACGTAGCGTTGGCAGGCGTAGCAGCAGGATTTCTCATAGGTATAAATCCTACAATAGGCTCTATAATCTTTGTGGTACTGTCATCTTTCGGAATTGAACGCTTGAGAAAATCCTACTTTAGATATTCGGAAATATCTATTGCAGTTGTCATGTCTGCAGGAATGGCAATCGCAGTAATACTTTTAAGTTTATCCAGCGGAAGTCCTGCAAACATAATGAATTACCTTTTTGGAAGCATAATATCAATTAACAACACAGACGTTTTGATTTCATTCATACTAAGCATTGTTATAATAGCTGTTATTTACATCTTCTACAAAGAGCTTTTGTACATTACATTTGACGAAGAAGCCGCTTTGATATCAGGTATTCCTGTCAACATGGTTAATATAATATTTACCATGATTGTGGCCATAACTGTAGCAGTATCCATGAGAATAGTGGGAGCTTTGTTGGTATCGGCATTGATGGTAATACCTGCAGCAGCCAGCCTTAAAATCGCCAAAAACTTCAGACAGACCATTTTTTACGCCATACTGTTTTCCTTCATATCTGTATTCGCAGGCATAATACTGTCTTTTTATCTAAATCTCTCGCCTGGCGGCAGCATTGTAATAGTTTCTCTCATAATCATGGGTTTAGCAAGTATAAAGAAGGCAGGTAACTAA